Proteins encoded in a region of the Paucidesulfovibrio longus DSM 6739 genome:
- a CDS encoding transporter substrate-binding domain-containing protein — protein MVWPYFSFPPHVIVEPDGTLSGASVELQRLMAKALPEYRHERINSPVNRSMMAAQEGQPYCLTGLLKRPDRERILSYSLPCRLVPPQVAVTVQGLLDAHKNADGQVSMKSLLQDGRLTYGHIKGFSHGQTLDRIIEENYWRENVFEILDMKTLGRQLELLLSGRIQYFITTPEQAWYALREQRLFDHLEMIRVAEAQEWNFGYIACTQGEWGREVVGKINAAIRRSLRNGELKRIYRRNLPAQMWPEFDAAWERMMTPIAEEAEAAD, from the coding sequence GTGGTCTGGCCCTATTTTTCCTTTCCCCCGCATGTGATCGTGGAGCCGGACGGAACCCTTTCCGGCGCGAGCGTCGAGCTTCAGCGTCTCATGGCCAAGGCCTTGCCGGAGTATCGCCACGAGCGCATCAATTCCCCGGTGAACCGCAGCATGATGGCGGCGCAGGAGGGGCAGCCCTACTGCTTGACGGGATTGCTCAAGCGCCCGGACCGCGAGCGGATCCTGTCCTATTCGCTGCCCTGCCGTCTCGTTCCCCCCCAGGTCGCCGTGACCGTCCAGGGCCTGCTCGACGCGCATAAAAACGCGGACGGACAGGTATCCATGAAGAGCCTTCTTCAGGACGGACGGCTGACTTACGGACACATCAAGGGCTTCAGCCACGGGCAGACGCTCGATCGGATCATCGAGGAGAACTACTGGCGCGAAAACGTCTTCGAGATCCTGGACATGAAGACCCTGGGACGGCAGTTGGAGTTGCTGCTGTCCGGGCGCATCCAGTATTTCATAACCACGCCGGAACAGGCGTGGTACGCTCTGCGGGAGCAGAGGCTCTTCGACCATCTGGAAATGATTCGCGTTGCCGAGGCGCAGGAGTGGAACTTCGGCTACATCGCCTGCACGCAGGGCGAGTGGGGCAGGGAGGTCGTGGGCAAGATCAACGCGGCCATCAGAAGGAGCCTTCGCAACGGTGAACTGAAGCGCATCTACCGGAGGAACCTTCCCGCGCAGATGTGGCCGGAGTTCGACGCCGCCTGGGAAAGGATGATGACGCCCATCGCGGAAGAAGCCGAGGCTGCGGACTGA